Proteins from a single region of Punica granatum isolate Tunisia-2019 chromosome 8, ASM765513v2, whole genome shotgun sequence:
- the LOC116189133 gene encoding 3-hydroxyisobutyryl-CoA hydrolase-like protein 2, mitochondrial, which yields MIACGLATHYALNARLPMLEERLGKLVTDDASIIEKALAQYCDFVYPDKRSIIWKIGAIDKCFCHDTIEEIIHAVESEAADSYNVW from the exons ATGATTGCCTGTGGCTTGGCCACACACTATGCACTGAATGCA AGACTTCCAATGTTGGAGGAACGACTTGGTAAATTGGTCACAGATGATGCATCTATTATAGAGAAAGCTCTTGCACAATACTGTGATTTTGTTTATCCAGACAAGAGGAGTATTATTTGGAA GATTGGTGCGATCGATAAATGCTTTTGCCATGATACCATTGAGGAGATCATCCATGCAGTG GAAAGTGAGGCTGCTGATTCTTACAATGTGTGGTAA
- the LOC116187629 gene encoding putative disease resistance protein RGA4 isoform X2 produces MPSLKMSYGFLPSHLKRCFSYCSLFPKDYVLEPRELVHLWMAQGYVNPLGSKRTIEEAGQDHFMELLSRGFFQDVEKEMYGNIVRCKMHYLMHDLAQSVAGNECITIDRAHEIMPQGGARHVSIIATEDYEWNRFERDGTIRSLLLIVEKRIEIGHLDISCFRNLRALRLQGVVWDVTFDSISELKHLRSLDLSKNDKLISLPNSISRLCNLETLNLRECLSLQKLPRGITKLVNLRQLDVSGCSRLTHMPRGIGKLTGLQMLSTFVVGAQWNSDAARFNELSKLTGLRNELAIQNLERSASISSEEDASCFMENFALQYLGLHWVWKGDTANERVDLERFRPHPDLRGLRIEGYSGVRFSSWVAQLDKLVVIEISDCPQCRYLPPLDDLHSLKRISLETLRNLEWIELSENSERLQSNFFPSLEEIELKHLDEFKGWRTGTGTEGEEHIQDEDDSSFFMLPIFSDKIKLSIDECPRFSYMHCQRLQLRGTTNKILQQLLRDVGCHATVPLSSQFTMAVPTPLMMMMMTSISYMSLSTLTSITIESVGDAKHLPVELFQSLPSLQSLAIKCWPCLKDASVRTILRCLTALKTLEISDCRALDLSTEDGDHSDDDDDDEDLHARRLQGHSKLQLVHIRGIHKMESLPWWFQHLSNLQELRISLCLGLKSLPGGVILRLLKTVRSLELHSCPELDLAGQEPEDQEDMPNLLSYRPTELQKLVFSDIRKMTTVPWWIQHLNNLEQLTLAACRNLKALPYWFPQLTSLKYLRVEDCGELSRRLKSNIGEDWPKISQIQSVSTE; encoded by the coding sequence ATGCCATCGCTTAAGATGAGCTACGGTTTTCTGCCATCACATCTGAAACGGTGCTTTTCTTATTGCAGCTTGTTTCCGAAAGACTATGTGTTGGAGCCGCGTGAGCTTGTTCATCTTTGGATGGCACAGGGATATGTCAATCCCTTAGGCAGTAAGAGAACAATTGAAGAAGCTGGTCAAGATCATTTCATGGAGCTGCTTTCGAGAGGCTTTTTCCAGGATgtagaaaaagaaatgtatGGCAATATTGTAAGATGCAAGATGCATTATCTCATGCATGACCTTGCACAGTCTGTTGCCGGAAATGAGTGCATCACTATTGATAGGGCACATGAGATTATGCCCCAAGGAGGAGCTCGTCATGTATCTATAATTGCTACTGAGGATTATGAGTGGAATAGATTTGAGAGAGACGGAACAATAAGGTCCCTGCTTCTTATTGTTGAAAAGAGGATTGAGATTGGGCATTTGGATATTTCATGTTTTAGAAATCTACGGGCACTACGTCTTCAAGGTGTTGTCTGGGACGTGACATTTGATTCGATCAGTGAACTGAAGCATTTGAGGAGCCTCGATCTCTCAAAGAATGATAAGTTAATTTCTCTTCCGAATTCCATAAGCAGATTGTGCAATCTTGAGACGCTTAATCTCAGAGAATGTCTCAGTCTTCAAAAATTACCAAGGGGCATTACGAAGTTAGTCAATCTAAGGCAGCTTGATGTGAGTGGATGTTCAAGGTTAACACATATGCCTAGAGGGATTGGAAAGTTGACTGGTCTGCAAATGTTAAGTACATTTGTGGTGGGAGCGCAATGGAACTCAGATGCTGCAAGGTTCAACGAGTTGAGCAAGCTTACCGGATTGAGAAACGAACTGGCCATTCAGAACTTGGAAAGATCAGCAAGTATCTCGAGTGAGGAGGATGCATCCTGCTTTATGGAGAATTTTGCTCTTCAATATTTGGGCCTACATTGGGTCTGGAAAGGAGATACAGCCAATGAAAGAGTGGATTTAGAAAGATTTCGACCCCATCCAGATCTGAGGGGATTGAGGATAGAAGGATACAGTGGTGTGAGGTTTTCATCCTGGGTTGCTCAGCTCGATAAGCTAGTCGTGATTGAAATCAGTGATTGTCCTCAATGCAGGTATTTACCTCCTCTAGATGATCTTCATtccttgaaaagaatctctTTGGAGACGTTGAGGAATCTAGAGTGGATAGAATTATCAGAGAACAGTGAAAGACTGCAGTCTAATTTCTTTCCATCCTTGGAAGAAATAGAGCTGAAGCATTTGGATGAATTCAAGGGGTGGAGGACGGGCACTGGAACGGAAGGAGAAGAACATATTCAGGATGAGGatgattcttctttttttatgctCCCAATATTCTCAGACAAGATCAAGCTCTCCATAGATGAGTGCCCGAGATTCTCTTACATGCATTGTCAGCGACTGCAACTGAGGGGAACCACGAACAAAATTTTACAGCAGTTGTTGAGGGATGTTGGGTGCCATGCTACAGTTCCACTTTCCTCCCAATTTACAATGGCAGTGCCAACTccattgatgatgatgatgatgacctCCATATCTTATATGTCTCTCTCGACACTCACCTCCATCACCATTGAATCAGTGGGGGATGCAAAGCACTTGCCGGTAGAATTGTTTCAGTCCCTCCCCTCTCTTCAGTCTCTTGCAATCAAGTGTTGGCCTTGCCTTAAAGATGCCTCTGTGAGGACAATTCTTCGATGCCTAACCGCCCTCAAGACGCTGGAAATTTCTGACTGCAGAGCGCTTGATTTGTCTACTGAGGATGGTGATCatagtgatgatgatgatgatgatgaagactTGCACGCTCGGCGGCTGCAGGGCCATAGCAAACTCCAGCTTGTTCACATTCGAGGAATTCACAAGATGGAGTCTTTGCCCTGGTGGTTTCAGCACCTCTCCAACCTCCAAGAGTTACGGATTTCGCTTTGTCTTGGGTTAAAGTCTCTGCCTGGTGGAGTTATTCTTCGGCTACTTAAGACCGTGAGGTCCTTGGAGCTTCATTCCTGTCCAGAGCTTGACCTCGCAGGGCAGGAGCCAGAAGATCAAGAAGACATGCCAAATTTGCTATCTTACAGACCAACTGAACTCCAAAAGTTGGTCTTTTCAGATATCAGGAAAATGACGACTGTGCCCTGGTGGATTCAGCACCTCAATAACCTTGAACAATTAACACTGGCTGCCTGCCGCAATCTGAAGGCTTTGCCTTATTGGTTTCCCCAGCTCACATCACTCAAGTACCTTAGAGTTGAAGATTGTGGAGAGCTGTCAAGAAGGTTGAAATCAAATATCGGAGAGGACTGGCCTAAGATTTCTCAGATCCAGAGTGTATCTACAGAATGA
- the LOC116187630 gene encoding putative disease resistance protein RGA3 isoform X1, with protein MAELIIGNVVESITGDLLSVISEEIRLARVVKVELRKFQQTVSIIGIVLREAGKRQIEDENVNHWLMELIDVIYDADDLLGDFSTEVLRRRIVMGGGGNRILSEVSIFFSSSNQLVHQFKMAHRLKKMRERIDAISHDRSLFRIGGYNDLIGSLVENQVRPETSPYERWPYVIGRDKDKNEIIEFLLNTDFDENVTVLPIVGIGGLGKTTLARLVFNDKSVKEYFELKLWVCVSTYFDVQNILRKILRECIASEELNANLDMHELQEKLGEELHGKKFLLVLDDVWNENPREWLKLHRLLQNGTKGSKILVTTRTPRVARTMTDALHELSGLSEEESLSLLKRITRKEALEWRNQNLEMVAKEILKKCAGVPLAIMTIG; from the coding sequence ATGGCCGAACTTATTATCGGGAACGTTGTGGAATCCATCACCGGAGATCTCCTTTCCGTCATCTCCGAGGAGATCAGACTAGCTCGTGTTGTCAAAGTTGAGCTCCGGAAATTCCAGCAGACTGTCTCTATTATTGGTATCGTGCTTCGTGAGGCTGGGAAGAGACAAATCGAGGATGAGAACGTGAATCATTGGCTCATGGAGCTTATCGACGTGATTTACGATGCTGATGACCTGCTGGGTGACTTCTCTACTGAAGTTTTGCGTCGTCGGATAGTGATGGGAGGAGGAGGTAACCGGATCCTCAGTGAAGTGAGCAtattcttctcctcttctaaCCAGCTTGTTCATCAATTTAAGATGGCTCATCGACTTAAGAAGATGAGGGAGAGGATTGATGCTATTTCACATGATAGGTCCCTCTTTCGGATCGGGGGATACAATGATCTTATTGGGAGTTTGGTGGAGAACCAGGTCAGGCCAGAAACTTCTCCGTACGAGCGTTGGCCATATGTGATTGGAAGAGATAAGGACAAGAATGAAATCATTGAATTCTTACTTAATACTGATTTTGATGAAAATGTCACCGTCCTCCCAATAGTGGGTATTGGTGGCCTAGGGAAAACAACATTGGCAAGACTCGTATTCAACGATAAGAGCGTGAAGGAATACTTCGAGTTGAAGCTCTGGGTTTGTGTCTCAACCTATTTTGACGTGCAGAATATTCTGAGGAAGATATTACGAGAATGCATTGCTAGTGAGGAACTAAATGCAAATCTCGACATGCATGAATTGCAGGAAAAGCTTGGAGAAGAGCTCCATGGAAAGAAGTTTCTGCTTGTGTTAGATGATGTGTGGAATGAGAATCCGCGTGAGTGGTTGAAACTTCACAGACTTCTTCAAAATGGCACAAAAGGAAGTAAGATATTGGTGACCACACGTACTCCTCGAGTGGCCAGAACTATGACGGATGCATTGCATGAATTAAGTGGCTTATCCGAGGAGGAATCACTGTCCCTGCTAAAGCGAATTACAAGGAAGGAAGCACTTGAGTGGAGGAATCAAAATTTAGAAATGGTCGCAAAAGAAATCCTAAAGAAATGTGCAGGTGTTCCCCTTGCGATTATGACGATCGGGTGA
- the LOC116187629 gene encoding putative disease resistance protein RGA4 isoform X1, with the protein MENKPRGSLFPKDYVLEPRELVHLWMAQGYVNPLGSKRTIEEAGQDHFMELLSRGFFQDVEKEMYGNIVRCKMHYLMHDLAQSVAGNECITIDRAHEIMPQGGARHVSIIATEDYEWNRFERDGTIRSLLLIVEKRIEIGHLDISCFRNLRALRLQGVVWDVTFDSISELKHLRSLDLSKNDKLISLPNSISRLCNLETLNLRECLSLQKLPRGITKLVNLRQLDVSGCSRLTHMPRGIGKLTGLQMLSTFVVGAQWNSDAARFNELSKLTGLRNELAIQNLERSASISSEEDASCFMENFALQYLGLHWVWKGDTANERVDLERFRPHPDLRGLRIEGYSGVRFSSWVAQLDKLVVIEISDCPQCRYLPPLDDLHSLKRISLETLRNLEWIELSENSERLQSNFFPSLEEIELKHLDEFKGWRTGTGTEGEEHIQDEDDSSFFMLPIFSDKIKLSIDECPRFSYMHCQRLQLRGTTNKILQQLLRDVGCHATVPLSSQFTMAVPTPLMMMMMTSISYMSLSTLTSITIESVGDAKHLPVELFQSLPSLQSLAIKCWPCLKDASVRTILRCLTALKTLEISDCRALDLSTEDGDHSDDDDDDEDLHARRLQGHSKLQLVHIRGIHKMESLPWWFQHLSNLQELRISLCLGLKSLPGGVILRLLKTVRSLELHSCPELDLAGQEPEDQEDMPNLLSYRPTELQKLVFSDIRKMTTVPWWIQHLNNLEQLTLAACRNLKALPYWFPQLTSLKYLRVEDCGELSRRLKSNIGEDWPKISQIQSVSTE; encoded by the exons ATGGAGAATAAACCAAGAGGAAG CTTGTTTCCGAAAGACTATGTGTTGGAGCCGCGTGAGCTTGTTCATCTTTGGATGGCACAGGGATATGTCAATCCCTTAGGCAGTAAGAGAACAATTGAAGAAGCTGGTCAAGATCATTTCATGGAGCTGCTTTCGAGAGGCTTTTTCCAGGATgtagaaaaagaaatgtatGGCAATATTGTAAGATGCAAGATGCATTATCTCATGCATGACCTTGCACAGTCTGTTGCCGGAAATGAGTGCATCACTATTGATAGGGCACATGAGATTATGCCCCAAGGAGGAGCTCGTCATGTATCTATAATTGCTACTGAGGATTATGAGTGGAATAGATTTGAGAGAGACGGAACAATAAGGTCCCTGCTTCTTATTGTTGAAAAGAGGATTGAGATTGGGCATTTGGATATTTCATGTTTTAGAAATCTACGGGCACTACGTCTTCAAGGTGTTGTCTGGGACGTGACATTTGATTCGATCAGTGAACTGAAGCATTTGAGGAGCCTCGATCTCTCAAAGAATGATAAGTTAATTTCTCTTCCGAATTCCATAAGCAGATTGTGCAATCTTGAGACGCTTAATCTCAGAGAATGTCTCAGTCTTCAAAAATTACCAAGGGGCATTACGAAGTTAGTCAATCTAAGGCAGCTTGATGTGAGTGGATGTTCAAGGTTAACACATATGCCTAGAGGGATTGGAAAGTTGACTGGTCTGCAAATGTTAAGTACATTTGTGGTGGGAGCGCAATGGAACTCAGATGCTGCAAGGTTCAACGAGTTGAGCAAGCTTACCGGATTGAGAAACGAACTGGCCATTCAGAACTTGGAAAGATCAGCAAGTATCTCGAGTGAGGAGGATGCATCCTGCTTTATGGAGAATTTTGCTCTTCAATATTTGGGCCTACATTGGGTCTGGAAAGGAGATACAGCCAATGAAAGAGTGGATTTAGAAAGATTTCGACCCCATCCAGATCTGAGGGGATTGAGGATAGAAGGATACAGTGGTGTGAGGTTTTCATCCTGGGTTGCTCAGCTCGATAAGCTAGTCGTGATTGAAATCAGTGATTGTCCTCAATGCAGGTATTTACCTCCTCTAGATGATCTTCATtccttgaaaagaatctctTTGGAGACGTTGAGGAATCTAGAGTGGATAGAATTATCAGAGAACAGTGAAAGACTGCAGTCTAATTTCTTTCCATCCTTGGAAGAAATAGAGCTGAAGCATTTGGATGAATTCAAGGGGTGGAGGACGGGCACTGGAACGGAAGGAGAAGAACATATTCAGGATGAGGatgattcttctttttttatgctCCCAATATTCTCAGACAAGATCAAGCTCTCCATAGATGAGTGCCCGAGATTCTCTTACATGCATTGTCAGCGACTGCAACTGAGGGGAACCACGAACAAAATTTTACAGCAGTTGTTGAGGGATGTTGGGTGCCATGCTACAGTTCCACTTTCCTCCCAATTTACAATGGCAGTGCCAACTccattgatgatgatgatgatgacctCCATATCTTATATGTCTCTCTCGACACTCACCTCCATCACCATTGAATCAGTGGGGGATGCAAAGCACTTGCCGGTAGAATTGTTTCAGTCCCTCCCCTCTCTTCAGTCTCTTGCAATCAAGTGTTGGCCTTGCCTTAAAGATGCCTCTGTGAGGACAATTCTTCGATGCCTAACCGCCCTCAAGACGCTGGAAATTTCTGACTGCAGAGCGCTTGATTTGTCTACTGAGGATGGTGATCatagtgatgatgatgatgatgatgaagactTGCACGCTCGGCGGCTGCAGGGCCATAGCAAACTCCAGCTTGTTCACATTCGAGGAATTCACAAGATGGAGTCTTTGCCCTGGTGGTTTCAGCACCTCTCCAACCTCCAAGAGTTACGGATTTCGCTTTGTCTTGGGTTAAAGTCTCTGCCTGGTGGAGTTATTCTTCGGCTACTTAAGACCGTGAGGTCCTTGGAGCTTCATTCCTGTCCAGAGCTTGACCTCGCAGGGCAGGAGCCAGAAGATCAAGAAGACATGCCAAATTTGCTATCTTACAGACCAACTGAACTCCAAAAGTTGGTCTTTTCAGATATCAGGAAAATGACGACTGTGCCCTGGTGGATTCAGCACCTCAATAACCTTGAACAATTAACACTGGCTGCCTGCCGCAATCTGAAGGCTTTGCCTTATTGGTTTCCCCAGCTCACATCACTCAAGTACCTTAGAGTTGAAGATTGTGGAGAGCTGTCAAGAAGGTTGAAATCAAATATCGGAGAGGACTGGCCTAAGATTTCTCAGATCCAGAGTGTATCTACAGAATGA
- the LOC116187630 gene encoding putative disease resistance protein RGA3 isoform X2 encodes MAELIIGNVVESITGDLLSVISEEIRLARVVKVELRKFQQTVSIIGIVLREAGKRQIEDENVNHWLMELIDVIYDADDLLGDFSTEVLRRRIVMGGGGNRILSEVSIFFSSSNQLVHQFKMAHRLKKMRERIDAISHDRSLFRIGGYNDLIGSLVENQVRPETSPYERWPYVIGRDKDKNEIIEFLLNTDFDENVTVLPIVGIGGLGKTTLARLVFNDKSVKEYFELKLWEKLGEELHGKKFLLVLDDVWNENPREWLKLHRLLQNGTKGSKILVTTRTPRVARTMTDALHELSGLSEEESLSLLKRITRKEALEWRNQNLEMVAKEILKKCAGVPLAIMTIG; translated from the exons ATGGCCGAACTTATTATCGGGAACGTTGTGGAATCCATCACCGGAGATCTCCTTTCCGTCATCTCCGAGGAGATCAGACTAGCTCGTGTTGTCAAAGTTGAGCTCCGGAAATTCCAGCAGACTGTCTCTATTATTGGTATCGTGCTTCGTGAGGCTGGGAAGAGACAAATCGAGGATGAGAACGTGAATCATTGGCTCATGGAGCTTATCGACGTGATTTACGATGCTGATGACCTGCTGGGTGACTTCTCTACTGAAGTTTTGCGTCGTCGGATAGTGATGGGAGGAGGAGGTAACCGGATCCTCAGTGAAGTGAGCAtattcttctcctcttctaaCCAGCTTGTTCATCAATTTAAGATGGCTCATCGACTTAAGAAGATGAGGGAGAGGATTGATGCTATTTCACATGATAGGTCCCTCTTTCGGATCGGGGGATACAATGATCTTATTGGGAGTTTGGTGGAGAACCAGGTCAGGCCAGAAACTTCTCCGTACGAGCGTTGGCCATATGTGATTGGAAGAGATAAGGACAAGAATGAAATCATTGAATTCTTACTTAATACTGATTTTGATGAAAATGTCACCGTCCTCCCAATAGTGGGTATTGGTGGCCTAGGGAAAACAACATTGGCAAGACTCGTATTCAACGATAAGAGCGTGAAGGAATACTTCGAGTTGAAGCTCTGG GAAAAGCTTGGAGAAGAGCTCCATGGAAAGAAGTTTCTGCTTGTGTTAGATGATGTGTGGAATGAGAATCCGCGTGAGTGGTTGAAACTTCACAGACTTCTTCAAAATGGCACAAAAGGAAGTAAGATATTGGTGACCACACGTACTCCTCGAGTGGCCAGAACTATGACGGATGCATTGCATGAATTAAGTGGCTTATCCGAGGAGGAATCACTGTCCCTGCTAAAGCGAATTACAAGGAAGGAAGCACTTGAGTGGAGGAATCAAAATTTAGAAATGGTCGCAAAAGAAATCCTAAAGAAATGTGCAGGTGTTCCCCTTGCGATTATGACGATCGGGTGA